The Cydia pomonella isolate Wapato2018A chromosome 20, ilCydPomo1, whole genome shotgun sequence genome contains a region encoding:
- the LOC133529353 gene encoding uncharacterized protein LOC133529353, with the protein MELTLFVITFLWSLRMSSGIRCYSCEVEHTTAYNKASKTFQATQTCDHFNGSDVNAIDCPESTMCVKRVTTQDIGPDLSSRSVRRGCAPQTTEGMQEKVGRHWRPVNKIYEVYEEGCIDDPSNEHKLTKTVLCYCRGDLCNSSRKISILPATLLITLGTMILFSPST; encoded by the exons TGTCTTCTGGGATCCGCTGCTACAGCTGCGAGGTAGAGCACACCACAGCGTACAACAAGGCATCCAAGACATTTCAAGCCACACAGACGTGCGACCACTTCAACGGCAGCGACGTCAATGCCATAGATTGCCCGGAGTCGACCATGTGCGTCAAGCGGGTGACTACGCAAGACATCGGGCCAGATC TTTCATCCAGAAGCGTCAGACGCGGCTGCGCGCCTCAAACCACAGAGGGCATGCAAGAAAAGGTCGGCAGGCACTGGAGGCCAGTCAACAAAATCTACGAAGTGTATGAAGAGGGTTGTATTGACGACCCCAGTAACGAGCACAAGCTCACTAAAACAGTGCTGTGTTACTGCAGGGGAGACCTGTGTAACAGTAGCCGGAAGATATCTATATTACCCGCTACCTTACTGATAACATTAGGAACAATGATCCTATTTAGTCCAAGTACTTAA